A genomic window from Tenebrio molitor chromosome X, icTenMoli1.1, whole genome shotgun sequence includes:
- the Hey gene encoding hairy/enhancer-of-split related with YRPW motif protein has protein sequence MDHTLPQNTPLHWGYSANNPNTSWAPVSRSVKRPLSESDDCDDVFSEESSKEQCTSPGDADSCQMLSRKKRRGVIEKKRRDRINMSLSELKRLVPSAFEKQGSAKLEKAEILQMTVDHLKMIHAKGLDSFAYDPHKYAMDYHGMGFRECVAEVARYLERIEGLDVQNPLRLRLTSHLQCCAAQRELATKQATSAPWGYGSTQPYPPLNTLPPSPVPNHGPIANLNAHQPPPPPLHHQNMHELGHFDVSTSCAQTSAAAPTTDTSRLAPATSILTPLTTTTSSALAYSPHQYPVNTFTIPTSNHHQNYNQSNIPTSQGMKPYRPWGAEVAY, from the exons ATGGATCACACGTTGCCTCAAAACACACCGCTGCATTGGGGCTACTCCGCCAACAACCCCAACACTTCTTGGGCTCCGGTATCCAGGTCTGTCAAAAGGCCTCTCTCCGAGAGTGACGACTGCGACGACGTCTTCTCCGAGGAATCTTCCAAGGAACA GTGCACATCGCCTGGTGATGCGGATAGTTGCCAAATGCTCTCTCGTAAAAAACGAAGGGGTGTGATAGAAAAGAAAAGAAGAGACCGCATCAACATGTCCCTATCAGAACTGAAACGTCTTGTGCCCAGTGCTTTCGAAAAACAAGGTTCCGCAAAGCTGGAAAAAGCGGAAATTCTTCAAATGACAGTCGATCATCTAAAAATGATTCACGCTAAAG GCCTGGATTCGTTCGCTTACGACCCCCACAAGTACGCGATGGACTACCATGGAATGGGGTTCCGGGAATGTGTGGCGGAGGTGGCGCGCTACTTGGAGCGCATCGAAGGGCTGGACGTGCAGAATCCGCTGCGGCTCCGTTTGACCTCGCACCTGCAATGTTGTGCGGCCCAGCGTGAACTGGCCACGAAACAGGCGACGTCAGCGCCGTGGGGCTACGGCTCCACCCAACCGTACCCGCCGCTGAACACGCTTCCGCCGTCGCCGGTGCCCAATCACGGACCCATCGCCAACTTGAACGCCCATCAACCGCCGCCTCCGCCTCTGCACCACCAGAACATGCACGAGCTGGGGCACTTCGACGTCTCCACGTCGTGCGCGCAGACGAGCGCCGCGGCCCCCACGACGGACACCAGCAGGTTGGCCCCCGCGACGTCGATTCTGACACCGCTGACGACCACCACCTCTTCGGCGCTGGCCTACAGCCCCCATCAGTACCCCGTCAACACCTTCACCATTCCGACCTCCAACCACCACCAGAACTATAACCAAAGCAATATACCCACGTCGCAAGGGATGAAACCCTATCGGCCGTGGGGCGCCGAAGTTGCCTACTGA